The region CTGACCGTAACAATCTCGAAATCCGCACTGTTCCGGAAACGCTCCCGCAGCCGGTTAATGTGGACTACCACCGTATGCTCATCCGACTCGGAGTCCATCCCCCAGATTTCATCCATGAGCTGCTGCTTGGTGAAAATTTTATTCGGGTAAGAGATCATTTTATAGAGGAGATAGAATTCTTTCTGCGGCAGCACGATGCTCTCAGGCCCCTGAATCACGGTTAACGTATCATAGTCCAGCACGGTATGGCCCCATTCGATTTTGCGTTCACTGATGATTTTGGCCCGGCGCAGCAGCGCCCCGACACGCAGGATCATCTCATTCACATTGACCGGCTTGACCATATAATCATCGATGCCAACGAGGAAGCCCTGCTGCTTATCGGCAAAAGTCTCCCGTGCCGTCACCATCAGGACCGGAAGCTGGCTGTTGTTGTCCCGGAGCATCCGTGTCAGCTCAAAGCCGTCCATCACAGGCATCATAATATCGCAGATCATCAGATCGATGTATTCCTTATCCAGCATCTCCAGCGCATCCTCGCCATTCATAGCCGGAACCGCGCGG is a window of Paenibacillus sp. FSL H3-0469 DNA encoding:
- a CDS encoding response regulator transcription factor, with product MFTILVVEDDAKLRQLFCTVLTRHGYRAVPAMNGEDALEMLDKEYIDLMICDIMMPVMDGFELTRMLRDNNSQLPVLMVTARETFADKQQGFLVGIDDYMVKPVNVNEMILRVGALLRRAKIISERKIEWGHTVLDYDTLTVIQGPESIVLPQKEFYLLYKMISYPNKIFTKQQLMDEIWGMDSESDEHTVVVHINRLRERFRNSADFEIVTVRGLGYKAVKRG